One genomic region from Reichenbachiella ulvae encodes:
- the proS gene encoding proline--tRNA ligase: MSKGLPKRSEDYSLWYNELVKRADLAENSAVRGCMVIKPYGYAIWEKMQATLDEMFKETGHSNAYFPLFIPKSYLSKEADHVEGFAKECAVVTHYRLKNDENGNGVVVDPDAKLEEELIVRPTSETVIWNSYKNWIQSYRDLPILVNQWANVVRWEMRTRLFLRTAEFLWQEGHTAHATKQEAIDETVQMMNVYAEFAETYMAVPVLKGVKTESERFAGAEDTYCIEALMQDGKALQAGTSHFLGQNFAKAFDVKFANKEGGAMEYVWGTSWGVSTRLMGALIMAHSDDNGLVLPPKLAPFQVVIVPIFRNEEQLAQISEVAEKIRKDLKKLGISSKYDDRDTHKPGWKFAEYELKGTPVRIAIGPKDLENGTVEVARRDLLEKMVMNLDDSLASHILDLLDNIQETIYQKAHKFREERSFQVDTYEEFKKIIESEEGGFVYAHWDGTTETEEKIKGETKATIRCIPLDQQAEEGKCIYSGKPSKGRVVFAKAY; the protein is encoded by the coding sequence ATGAGTAAAGGATTACCAAAGAGAAGCGAAGACTATTCGCTATGGTACAATGAATTAGTGAAAAGAGCAGATTTAGCTGAAAACTCAGCTGTGAGGGGCTGTATGGTGATCAAGCCCTATGGCTATGCCATCTGGGAAAAAATGCAGGCAACTCTAGACGAGATGTTCAAGGAGACGGGCCATAGCAATGCTTATTTTCCACTTTTCATCCCCAAATCATACTTGAGTAAAGAAGCCGATCACGTAGAGGGATTTGCAAAAGAGTGTGCAGTGGTGACACACTACAGGTTGAAAAATGATGAGAATGGAAATGGAGTAGTGGTAGATCCTGATGCTAAGTTGGAAGAAGAACTTATTGTTCGTCCTACTTCAGAAACCGTGATCTGGAACTCCTATAAAAACTGGATTCAATCTTATAGAGATCTTCCAATACTCGTGAACCAATGGGCCAACGTGGTTCGCTGGGAGATGAGAACTCGACTGTTTTTGAGAACGGCTGAGTTTCTATGGCAAGAAGGACATACTGCACATGCAACCAAGCAGGAAGCGATAGATGAGACCGTTCAGATGATGAACGTTTATGCCGAATTTGCGGAGACATACATGGCTGTGCCTGTATTGAAAGGAGTAAAGACGGAAAGCGAGCGATTCGCAGGCGCAGAGGATACTTATTGTATCGAAGCTTTGATGCAAGATGGGAAAGCACTTCAGGCAGGAACTTCTCACTTCCTTGGGCAGAATTTTGCCAAGGCTTTTGATGTGAAGTTTGCCAATAAAGAAGGCGGTGCGATGGAATACGTTTGGGGAACCTCCTGGGGCGTAAGTACCCGATTGATGGGGGCATTGATCATGGCGCACTCTGATGACAATGGTTTGGTTTTGCCTCCTAAACTGGCTCCTTTCCAGGTAGTGATCGTTCCAATCTTCAGAAATGAAGAGCAGTTGGCGCAGATCAGTGAAGTGGCGGAGAAAATCAGAAAGGATTTGAAAAAGCTTGGCATTAGCTCCAAGTATGATGATAGAGATACTCACAAGCCAGGTTGGAAATTTGCCGAATATGAATTGAAAGGCACACCGGTTAGAATTGCCATTGGGCCTAAAGATCTTGAAAATGGTACGGTAGAAGTTGCTAGGAGAGACTTGCTTGAGAAAATGGTGATGAATCTGGACGATAGTTTGGCTTCTCATATTTTAGATCTATTGGACAACATACAAGAAACCATCTATCAAAAGGCTCACAAGTTCAGAGAAGAGCGTTCGTTCCAAGTCGATACTTACGAAGAGTTTAAGAAGATTATCGAGAGCGAAGAAGGCGGTTTTGTCTATGCCCACTGGGATGGCACTACTGAAACTGAAGAAAAGATCAAAGGAGAAACCAAGGCAACCATTCGTTGCATTCCTTTGGATCAGCAAGCCGAAGAAGGAAAATGTATTTATTCTGGAAAGCCTTCTAAGGGTCGCGTAGTATTTGCGAAGGCCTATTGA
- a CDS encoding NfeD family protein, producing the protein MTDWIIIISLILGGIGLIIIEIIFVPGTTIVGIGGFLLSGYGIYHSYELYGSGTGHTVLAVSLITGVGLVVYSFKAGHWERFALKQTMEGKVNEGLTSQLTVGMTGVAKSTLRPVGKAEFDNKEYEVTTLGDYVDASTQVEIIKVDSTRVYVKPIIN; encoded by the coding sequence TTGACTGACTGGATTATAATCATATCCCTTATCCTCGGAGGTATCGGCCTCATCATCATCGAAATTATTTTTGTTCCGGGTACTACTATTGTAGGAATTGGTGGCTTTCTGTTGAGTGGCTATGGGATCTATCATAGCTATGAGCTGTATGGAAGTGGGACTGGGCATACCGTATTGGCTGTGTCGCTCATCACGGGAGTAGGGTTGGTCGTGTACAGTTTCAAAGCAGGTCACTGGGAGCGTTTTGCTCTGAAGCAAACCATGGAAGGAAAAGTCAATGAAGGTTTGACCAGTCAATTGACTGTGGGGATGACTGGAGTGGCCAAATCAACCCTGAGACCTGTCGGCAAAGCAGAATTTGATAACAAAGAATATGAAGTAACTACACTAGGCGACTATGTAGATGCCTCCACACAAGTAGAAATTATAAAAGTGGACTCAACCAGAGTCTATGTGAAACCCATAATAAACTAA
- a CDS encoding Cbp1 family collagen-binding glycoprotein adhesin, whose protein sequence is MNDKSLKITLIVAALVVTGGLCALFYTMEEEKTQLSEQSFQLEKELAARDSAYNQIISIMYSVESKIEQIKDREHLISDLSVGEVNQMDKMQLSKDLNMIDSLILETNDKVANLSSRLDQASFNLKSFKNKVKDLTKELEERKLSMIALKEDLNAKDVQIVELTTNVNSLNEKVESQNSTIDIQRKKIDLQEEQMHKAYMAIGTEKILQEEGLVVREGGFLGIGKITDINNQMPQEKFDEIDIRTTTSLEVDSKKVSLITEHPPHSYELVKDGDKIKSIKITNPEEFWKISKYLVVAVNS, encoded by the coding sequence ATGAATGATAAATCATTAAAAATAACATTAATCGTAGCAGCCTTGGTAGTGACTGGCGGACTTTGCGCTCTTTTCTATACCATGGAGGAAGAAAAGACCCAATTGTCTGAGCAATCTTTTCAATTGGAAAAAGAATTAGCTGCACGTGATTCGGCCTACAATCAAATCATCTCTATCATGTATTCTGTTGAATCTAAAATAGAGCAGATCAAAGATAGAGAGCACCTGATATCTGACCTATCGGTAGGTGAAGTGAATCAGATGGATAAAATGCAACTATCAAAAGATCTTAACATGATCGATAGTTTGATCCTGGAAACTAATGACAAAGTAGCCAATCTGTCGAGCAGATTAGATCAAGCCTCTTTCAATCTCAAATCTTTCAAGAACAAGGTGAAAGACTTAACAAAAGAGCTTGAAGAAAGAAAATTATCGATGATCGCACTTAAGGAGGATCTCAATGCTAAAGATGTTCAAATCGTTGAATTGACTACAAATGTGAATTCTTTGAACGAAAAGGTAGAATCTCAAAATTCAACCATAGACATTCAAAGAAAGAAAATAGATCTGCAGGAGGAGCAGATGCACAAGGCTTACATGGCCATTGGCACTGAAAAAATCCTCCAGGAAGAAGGACTGGTAGTAAGAGAAGGTGGATTTCTGGGAATCGGGAAGATCACGGATATCAACAACCAGATGCCACAGGAAAAATTCGATGAAATTGACATTAGGACTACAACCAGTCTAGAGGTTGATTCCAAAAAAGTCAGTCTAATTACAGAGCACCCTCCTCACTCATATGAACTAGTGAAGGACGGGGACAAAATCAAATCAATTAAAATCACCAATCCAGAAGAGTTCTGGAAGATTTCAAAATATCTCGTAGTAGCTGTCAATAGCTAA
- a CDS encoding OmpP1/FadL family transporter: protein MNKNTMSRQISILLLSMIIGTPLWAQNSVDNAFGYYNDALLFSRTYTGGSARMQGIGGAQVSLGSDINAAYVNPAGLGSLLSSGITFTPSLDFSNTESKFMGNYSGDFKGNFNFANLGMALHFPNEDNESGFKGLTFAITLTRENNFHQNYFYDGFNDEEAGKSSIVDSYLDRAWGLDPDDLGGDLLDAYDQYLINPEILTDAGTGQDFTGYYKVIGDFPRQIEKVRSRGAQYEWDFALGANFMDKIYFGGALGINTIRYYTEQTYSESEYVFEGSIDEGIDLHSRRNTLKVDGTGVSGTFGMIVRPIPILRLGATIKTPTLYGMREETSDDFLTLYNNLTFNDGTEDITLDGEYYSEYLSESRYSLTTPWKLTTGGSLFLGKIGFLSADIEFMDYSQASVSSNDFIETDDNNAIKDLYQNTINLRFGGEFRINQFMIRGGYNLDGDPYKNSAIDNSIQRITGGIGYRNKDYFVDLAVVHTSWQSRRSPYTIYSFDDPNLDISPTASIDHSNVNVSVTFGVNF, encoded by the coding sequence ATGAACAAGAATACTATGTCCAGACAGATAAGCATACTGCTTCTGAGCATGATCATCGGGACTCCGCTATGGGCTCAAAACTCTGTTGATAATGCCTTCGGGTATTACAACGATGCACTATTATTTAGCCGAACTTATACAGGGGGTAGCGCTCGGATGCAAGGAATTGGAGGGGCTCAAGTTTCTCTTGGGTCGGACATCAATGCTGCCTATGTCAATCCTGCTGGTCTGGGTTCTTTACTTAGCAGTGGGATTACCTTTACTCCTTCCTTAGATTTCAGTAACACCGAGTCTAAATTTATGGGTAACTACTCTGGTGATTTTAAAGGCAATTTCAATTTTGCCAATTTAGGAATGGCTTTACACTTCCCAAATGAGGACAATGAAAGTGGCTTCAAAGGATTAACCTTTGCCATCACACTTACCCGCGAAAACAACTTCCATCAGAATTATTTCTACGATGGATTTAATGATGAGGAAGCAGGAAAATCTTCAATAGTAGACTCCTATTTAGACAGAGCCTGGGGATTGGATCCTGATGATCTCGGCGGAGACCTGTTGGATGCTTATGACCAATACCTTATCAACCCTGAAATTTTAACAGATGCCGGAACTGGACAGGACTTTACTGGATATTATAAAGTAATTGGGGACTTCCCTAGACAAATCGAAAAAGTCAGATCTCGAGGCGCTCAATACGAATGGGATTTTGCTCTGGGAGCCAATTTCATGGATAAAATTTACTTTGGTGGAGCATTAGGCATCAACACCATCAGATATTACACCGAGCAAACATATTCTGAGTCAGAATACGTTTTCGAAGGATCCATTGATGAGGGAATCGACCTTCATAGCCGCAGAAACACTTTGAAGGTAGACGGCACAGGGGTAAGCGGGACTTTTGGGATGATTGTAAGACCCATACCGATTCTTAGGTTAGGCGCAACTATCAAAACTCCTACATTGTATGGAATGAGAGAGGAAACCTCAGATGATTTCCTTACCCTCTACAATAACCTGACTTTCAATGATGGAACTGAAGACATCACTCTCGACGGAGAATATTATTCGGAATACCTATCAGAATCAAGATATAGCTTAACTACACCCTGGAAACTCACTACTGGTGGGTCGCTTTTTCTCGGTAAAATAGGATTTTTATCTGCTGATATCGAATTCATGGACTACTCTCAGGCCAGTGTTAGCTCTAATGATTTTATCGAGACAGATGACAACAATGCCATCAAAGATTTGTATCAGAATACAATCAATTTGCGCTTTGGCGGGGAGTTCAGAATCAACCAATTCATGATTAGAGGTGGATACAATCTGGATGGTGATCCTTATAAAAACAGCGCTATAGACAATAGTATTCAAAGAATCACAGGAGGCATAGGCTACAGAAACAAAGATTACTTCGTGGATCTCGCTGTGGTTCACACTTCATGGCAATCTCGAAGAAGCCCATACACCATTTATAGCTTTGACGACCCTAACCTAGACATCAGTCCAACGGCATCCATCGATCATAGTAATGTAAACGTTTCTGTAACTTTTGGTGTGAATTTTTAA
- the floA gene encoding flotillin-like protein FloA (flotillin-like protein involved in membrane lipid rafts), with the protein MSTNIMTIAIAIACIVGFFLFFYFVPVGLWINALFNKVRVTIGELIGMRIRKVPPSLIVNSLITATKAGLKLTTSELETHYLAGGHVPSVIKALISADKANILLGFQQATAIDLAGRDVFEAVQISVNPKVITTPRVAAVAADGIQLIAVARVTVRANIQQLVGGAGEDTILARVGEGIVTSIGSAKTHKEVLENPDKISKLVLSRGLDAGTAFEILSIDIADVDVGKNIGADLQTDQAAADLKVAEAKAEERRAMAVAVEQEMKAKAQEARAKVIEAEAEIPKAMAEAFRQGNLGIMDYYKMDNIKADTEMRESISKPKSSGGKKKSGDK; encoded by the coding sequence ATGTCTACGAATATTATGACAATAGCCATCGCAATTGCTTGCATCGTTGGTTTTTTCCTTTTCTTTTATTTTGTGCCAGTCGGTCTATGGATCAATGCGCTTTTCAATAAGGTTCGCGTGACCATTGGAGAGTTGATTGGGATGAGAATTCGAAAAGTTCCTCCTAGTTTGATCGTGAACTCATTGATCACAGCGACTAAAGCTGGCTTGAAATTGACCACTTCGGAATTAGAAACACATTATTTGGCTGGGGGCCATGTTCCATCAGTGATCAAGGCTTTGATCTCTGCCGATAAAGCAAATATTTTGCTTGGCTTTCAGCAGGCAACTGCCATTGATTTGGCAGGTAGAGATGTATTCGAGGCGGTACAGATTTCAGTAAACCCTAAAGTGATTACCACTCCTAGAGTAGCCGCAGTGGCTGCCGATGGGATTCAGTTGATCGCGGTGGCGAGAGTTACCGTTAGAGCTAACATCCAACAATTGGTAGGGGGTGCTGGTGAAGACACGATCCTGGCTAGAGTAGGTGAAGGCATCGTAACTTCAATTGGTTCTGCCAAGACCCACAAGGAAGTACTGGAGAATCCGGATAAGATTTCAAAACTGGTGCTTTCAAGAGGTTTGGACGCAGGTACTGCTTTCGAGATCCTTTCCATTGACATTGCAGATGTGGATGTTGGGAAAAACATCGGAGCAGATCTTCAAACTGATCAGGCAGCAGCTGACTTGAAGGTGGCTGAAGCTAAAGCGGAGGAAAGAAGAGCTATGGCGGTAGCTGTAGAGCAAGAAATGAAAGCAAAAGCACAAGAAGCCAGAGCTAAAGTAATCGAAGCAGAAGCAGAAATACCAAAAGCAATGGCAGAAGCCTTCAGACAGGGTAATTTAGGAATCATGGATTATTATAAAATGGATAACATCAAGGCGGATACTGAGATGAGAGAGTCCATTTCCAAGCCTAAATCTTCTGGCGGAAAAAAGAAGAGCGGGGATAAATAA